A stretch of DNA from Aurantiacibacter atlanticus:
TTGAGGTTTTGCAGGCGGCCCCAAAAGTCGATTTCCCAACCCCCACTCACCTGAGCGGTAACCTGCTCCACATCGTAGCGCAGCGGCCCTGTTCCAGGCAACTCGATCAGCGACCTTCCCCTCGTCCCGGTGCCGATCGCATCCAGGCGGGGATAAAGACCTGCCCCCTGAATGCGCCAAGCCGCCCGCGCCTGTGCCACGCGAGCTGCGGCAATGTGGATGTCGCGATTTTCTTCCAGCGCGACCGAAATGAGCGCGCGCAAATACTCATCCTGTATGAAATCCTGCCAACCGGTCTGCGCAATTGATTGCCCTGCCGGGGTCGAATGAAAGTAGCGTTCTGGAACAGGAGCAACCGATCGGGTGGATGGCGGAGCAAACGAGCAGCTCGACAACAGAAGCGATGGAGCTGCAACAGCAATTGCGACGAACGACCGACTCCACTTCGGCGGAGGTGGGGCCAGCCGTTCCGAGCAATAGCTCTCCGGGCTGCCACCCTTATTGGCTCGGAAACTCGCCATCCGTATATCGCAAATCCTTTGCTAAGAAGGTCCTTCGATTTGAGGTATCGCTCCCATCATTCGGCAGTGATATCCGTAGACTTCCTGATTGCTGTCAGAACGCGCAGATATTTCTAGGCCGATCGAACCAAGGTCCTGTCTTCATCCATCCTGCTCCGCAGAATCTCCAACAAACTCTGCGTTCCCGCAACGATCAGTGGACCGAGCACGAAGCCATGCGCTCCGAAAACGACAATTCCACCGACGATCGCTATGAAGGACAGCATGGAATGAAGCGCCAGCCTACGACCCACGAGAATTGGATAGACGATGTTATCGATCAGCCCGACGATGAAGGTTCCCCAGACTGCCAGGATTATCGCCGAGCCCCACTGTCCGTTAAGCGCCAGAGCAATCGATGCTGGCACCCAGACGATGAACGCACCTAGAAACGGAACAATACCAAGCAAGCCCATGATAACGCCCCAAAAGACCGGGGACGGAAGGCCGAGCCACCAGAAAACCAGCCCGCCCAGAAGCCCCTGCAGGGCAGAAACAGCGGCAGTCCCGTATACCGAAGCGAAGATGGTTTTCTCCATCCGATCGGTCAGCGCCCGGCACTCCGGCTTTGAAAGTGGTGATATTCGCCCGCTGACTTCAATTATCCATTTTCGGTCGCGGAGAAGATAGAAGAGGAAATAGAAAGTCATCAGCAGGGTGATGATGCTGGCGATTGAACCCATGACAAGATTGGCAGCCCAGTTTTCCAGGCGGGCAATGACAGTCTGCAGGAATTGCGGTGCGTTCACATGATCGATCAGCCAGAACAGAGCCGACGAGAGGTTTGGATAATCCCGTGCCAGACCACGCCAATCTTCGTCGGATACGAATTCATTCATTGCATTGGCGCCTTCAACGATACTTTCGATCAGCGCTGCCGAGACGAAGATAACCGGTGCGACTACCAAAATGGCAGCAATCGACATGGTCAAGGTCACGGACACTCCCGGATGGCACAGGTGCGCCCGAAGCGCGCTCTCAAGGGGAGCGAACAAGACAGCCAGCGTGAATGACCAGATCAGAGCCGGGATGAAGGGAGCGGTAATCAGGTAGCAAAAGACAATACCAAGCAGGACCAGAAGGCCCACCGCTATGCGCGAATAGAGCGGCGGCAGTGGATCATGTTCCATCTGAATCCCTTCCCGCATCAACTTTGCTTTCGCATGGCTGGCGATCCAGTGCGCGGTCAGGGCGTTATGGCGACTTTGAGCACGCCATCGCGTTGATTGGAAAACAGCTCATAGGCGTCTTCGATTGCATCGAGTGGATAGTGATGCGTAACCAACTGGGCAGTGTCCACACGGCCCGCTTCCACGGTTTCCAAGAGCCGCCGCATGCGTTCCTTGCCTCCGGGGCACAGGCTAGTGCGGATGGTATTATCGCCCAACCCTGCCGAGAAAGTATCGAGCGGGATGGTGAGGTCAGCAGAATAGACCCCGAGCGAAGATAGCGTACCCCCCGGCCGAAGCACACGCAGGGCCCCTTCAAAGGTCTGTTGCGTCCCCAGGGCTTCTATTGCGACATCGACCCCGCGCCCACCGGTAATTTTCAATATCTCGTCGACCGGGTCGACTTTGGAAAAATCAACCACATGGGTCGCGCCCATCTTCCGGGCCATGTCCATGCGCGCGGGCACAGCCTCGACCCCGATAATAGTGGTAGCCCCCATCATATGTGCGCCCGCCGTCGCACACAGACCGATGGGACCCTGCGCGAAAACTGCTACTGTATCACCAATGCTGATCCCACCGGATTCGGCCCCGCTAAAGCCGGTCGACATGATGTCGGGACACATCAGCACCTGCTCGTCACTCAGCCCATCAGGAATGGGCGCAAGATTGGCCATCGCATCAGGGACAAGGAGGAATTCGGCCTG
This window harbors:
- a CDS encoding NAD(P)-dependent alcohol dehydrogenase; its protein translation is MDRLMKAAIFIEPGRIILGEKPVPDVGPLDALIRITTTTICGTDVHILKGEYPVEKGLIVGHEPVGVIEKLGSAVTGYEEGQRVIAGAITPSGTSYASLCGFHAQCGGQHGHGWKAAGGWRFGNTIDGAQAEFLLVPDAMANLAPIPDGLSDEQVLMCPDIMSTGFSGAESGGISIGDTVAVFAQGPIGLCATAGAHMMGATTIIGVEAVPARMDMARKMGATHVVDFSKVDPVDEILKITGGRGVDVAIEALGTQQTFEGALRVLRPGGTLSSLGVYSADLTIPLDTFSAGLGDNTIRTSLCPGGKERMRRLLETVEAGRVDTAQLVTHHYPLDAIEDAYELFSNQRDGVLKVAITP
- a CDS encoding AI-2E family transporter, giving the protein MGLLVLLGIVFCYLITAPFIPALIWSFTLAVLFAPLESALRAHLCHPGVSVTLTMSIAAILVVAPVIFVSAALIESIVEGANAMNEFVSDEDWRGLARDYPNLSSALFWLIDHVNAPQFLQTVIARLENWAANLVMGSIASIITLLMTFYFLFYLLRDRKWIIEVSGRISPLSKPECRALTDRMEKTIFASVYGTAAVSALQGLLGGLVFWWLGLPSPVFWGVIMGLLGIVPFLGAFIVWVPASIALALNGQWGSAIILAVWGTFIVGLIDNIVYPILVGRRLALHSMLSFIAIVGGIVVFGAHGFVLGPLIVAGTQSLLEILRSRMDEDRTLVRSA